In a genomic window of Physeter macrocephalus isolate SW-GA chromosome 14, ASM283717v5, whole genome shotgun sequence:
- the APOH gene encoding beta-2-glycoprotein 1, whose amino-acid sequence MIPPVLILFSSFLCHVAIAGRTCPKPDDLPFARVVPLKTSYAPGEEIVYSCQPGYVSRGGIRRFTCPLTGLWPINTLRCTPRVCPFAGILENGTVRYTTFEYPNTISFSCNTGFYLKGANSAQCTKEGEWSQELPVCAPTTCPPPPIPKFAKLSVYQPLSGNNSLYRGKAVFECLPQHAMFGNDTVTCTEHGNWTELPECKEVKCPFPSRPDNGFVNYPAKQVLYYKDKATYGCHDTYALDGPEEAECGKFGKWSAQPSCKASCKLSVKRATVIYEGERVNIQDKFKNGMLHGQKISFFCKNKEKKCSYTEDAQCVDGIIQIPKCFKEHSSFAFWKTEASDVKPC is encoded by the exons ATGATTCCTCCCGTGCTCATCTTGTTCTCAAGTTTTCTCTGCCATGTTGCTATTGCAGGACGAA CCTGTCCCAAGCCAGATGACTTACCATTTGCCAGAGTTGTTCCATTAAAAACATCCTATGCCCCCGGGGAGGAGATAGTGTACTCCTGCCAGCCAGGCTACGTGTCCCGGGGAGGGATCCGGCGGTTCACCTGCCCGCTCACAGGACTTTGGCCTATCAACACTCTGAGATGTACAC CCAGAGTATGTCCTTTTGCTGGAATCTTAGAAAACGGAACTGTACGCTATACAACTTTTGAATACCCCAACACGATCAGTTTTTCTTGCAATACCGG GTTTTATCTGAAAGGAGCTAATTCTGCTCAATGCACTAAGGAGGGAGAATGGAGTCAGGAACTTCCTGTCTGTGCTC CTACAACCTGCCCTCCACCACCCATACCTAAGTTTGCAAAACTTAGTGTTTATCAGCCATTGTCTGGGAACAACTCCCTGTATAGAGGCAAGGCAGTCTTTGAATGCTTGCCACAGCATGCAATGTTTGGAAACGACACCGTTACCTGCACAGAACATGGAAACTGGACAGAATTACCAGAATGTAAGG AAGTAAAATGCCCTTTCCCATCAAGACCAGACAATGGATTTGTGAACTATCCTGCAAAGCAAGTACTTTATTACAAGGATAAAGCCACATATGGCTGCCATGATACATATGCCTTGGATGGACCAGAAGAAGCAGAATGTGGCAAATTTGGAAAATGGTCTGCACAGCCAAGTTGTAAAG CGTCTTGTAAATTATCTGTTAAAAGAGCTACCGTGATATATGAAGGAGAGAGAGTAAATATCCAAGACAAATTTAAGAATGGaatgctgcatggccaaaaaatttctttcttctgcaaaAATAAGGAGAAGAAGTGTAGCTACACAGAGGATGCCCAGTGCGTAGACGGCATCATTCAAATCCCCAAATGCTTCAAGG AGCACAGTTCTTTCGCTTTCTGGAAAACAGAAGCATCTGACGTAAAACCATGCTAA